The genomic stretch TGTGTATCCACAACCAGGATGTACACAACGCTTCATTTCTTCAGATTGATCACTGTCCAAGAGTATCAAACTTTGAGTGACAAGGGAGTTGTGTCTGCATTGAGGACATCGTCGCCGAAACACAAACAAAAACAGTGTTGCGCACATAAGCATAACGAATATCACAACCGAAAAAGAAGCAATGATTGCCGTGTCGGAATTTGCTGCAGCAAGCATGGAACCCTCCACGTAAAACAATAAGAACAATAGTGAACGCCGAATAACACAATGCCATATACCGCTTTTTTTGTCAAAAAAATAGCGCCCACGTTTGAGCGCCATAAAGAAATAAAATGAGTCACTAGTATTTTCTCCACTTAAATGAACAATTCCGACACGTGTGCACCCACTCAAAGTCTACGCGGTTATCTGCCAACTCCTGAGTTCGCACAACCGAATATTTCTTGCATTGAGGACACAGTCCGAACTTATCTTGAATAACGTAACAAACAGCACCCACCACAATGAAAATCACATCACGGATCCCGAAAGTGCCAGGCACAGCTAACATAATCAACACTAGATACTCCCTTCGAAAGAAGAACTGGGCTAAGGGTATACCATAAAACAAATAGGTCAAGTGTTATTTCTCTTCTTGCTTTGGCTTCACCAATGGGAACGTCTGGAGTTCACGAAGTGTAATACCTAAAAGGAGCGCAATGAGTCTCTCACCAAAGCCCATTCCAAAGGCTGGTGGCATTCCATGCTCGAGCATTTCAACAAATTCCCAGTCAGGCATCATCGCTTCAGTATCACCCGCTTCAAGGAGTGCACGTTGTGCTTCAAATCGTTCTCGCTGATCAATTGGATCATTTAATTCTGAAAATCCATTGTTTGCTTCAGATCCCGCGAGGATAAGTTGTGCGCGTTGCACTTTACGTGGGTCAGACGGCAATTCTTTTGCAAGTGGTGAGACAAGCTTTGGATGATTAATGAGCCACACTGGACCTGCAATTTGCTTACGACAATATTTCCATAATGTATCAGTGAGTCGTTCGCGGTTTTTTCCTTCATACTCCACTCCGAGCTCATCTAATCGCTTCTGCATTTCTTCTTCAGTTGCCTCTAGAACATCAACACCAGTCATGTCTTTAACTGTATCTGTGTAATCAATTTTCTTCCACTCTCCTGCGATTTCGATTCCCTGAAATCCTTTGATATCAAATGTATCTTTTCCAAACGCAGTCTTGATAGCGTGTTTTAAAAGTTCTTCTGTAAACTTCATTCCCTCTTCGTATTCCATGTATGAGGAATAAAATTCAAGGTTGGTGAACTCTTGTGCGTGCTCTGGGCTAGTTCCTTCATTTCTGTACGCCCGTCCAATTTCAAAGGTACGTGGAATACCACCCGCAAGAAGTCTCTTCTGCCATAGTTCTCCTACAGAGATACGTAGAAACATATCCATATCAAAATCATCGTGGTGTGTTCGGAATGGGTTGGCTTCTGCCCCTCCCGTTGTCACTTCAAGTGTTGGCGTATCAACTTCAATAAAACCTCGCTCTAGGAGAAAGTTTCGGGCAGCGTTCCAGAAGCGAGACTTTGTTCTAATTATTTCTTGTGCGTTTGGGTCAAATAAAATATCGAGGTATCGCTTTCGAAGCTTCTCTTCAGGATCCTGTAGTCCGTGCCATTTATCAGGAAGTGGAAGAAGTGATTTGGTGAGCATGTTCCAGCTTTCGACAAGAACAGTTTTCTCACCTCGGTTTGTTGTAAACACGGTTCCTGTGCACTCAATAAAATCACCAACATCAACAGTCTCTACAAAAAGCGCAAATAGTTTCTCATCGAGGGGTTCGTTCTTCTTTAGAAGTACTTGAAACTTTCCTGTGCCGTCAAATAAGTTACCAAACGCAAGTGCGCCTTGTGGCCGAAGTGACATCAAGCGTCCCGAAATAGTTACTTGTGTCTTTGCTTCCTCAATAGCTACCGCTGTTTCAATAAGTGAGCTAATTGTATGTGTACGACTTGAGCGTGCTGGGTACGCCAAACGACCAGCTTCTTTTAAAAGCTGTATCTTTTGGATGCGTACATCCTTGATCTCTTCGGCTGATGCCATTTAATCTATTCGAGTAATCTTATAAACCATTTCGCCTTTAGGCATTCGTACAGAAAAGGTTTCACCTTTCTTCTTCCCAATCATAGCAGCTGCAAGCGGAGAATCGATAGATAGTTTGTTTTGTGAGATGTCCGCCTCTTCAGACCCAACAATTATGTACGCCTGTTGTGTTCCATCACCTTCTTTTGTAACTGTCACCTTGTTTCCAATAGAAACAATATCCGTAGTTGGCTTATGTCCCTCAGCGATAATTGTTGCATGCTTAAGAAGTATCTCAAGTTTGCTGATTCTCTCTTCGAGATTCATCTGTGACTCACGTGCCTGGTGGTATTCAGCGTTTTCAGAGAGGTCACCAAGTGACTTTGAATATTCAAGTTCTTCGGCAACTTCCTTACGCCTAACCGTGCGTAATTCTTCGAGTTCGCGGGTCAACTCGTCGAATTTCTCTGAGGTTAAATAGTGAGTGTCAGTGTTCATGAGCGTTAACTATATATAAGAATTAAAGTTAGTCAAACTGGAAATACTCAGGCGCCTGAATCATAGCAGCATCAATGAATTGCCTAACTAGCCACGGCGCTCCAAGTGTGTTTTCACGTGGCCCTTTTTCCATAAGCAAAACAAAAGCATATTTTGGTTTTTCGTAAGGATAGTACCCAATTGCCCAAGAATTCACATATTCTTTATTAGCACCCACTTCAGCTGTCCCTGATTTTCCTGCGGCTTCAAACGGAAGACCGTTTAGAGCGATCATTGTTCCCTCTTCAACTGCTAAATGCATCCCTTCACGAACAACATTTAAGTCTTCTGGGGAAAACGTGATCATCATAGATTTTGCATATGTGTCTATATCTCCTTTTATAATGGTTGGCTCAACAAGACGGTCACCGGTTGCAATACCTGAAATCGCCCGTACCGCTTGAGCTGGTGTTATGAGTGTGCCGAACTGACCAATTGCCGTGTGATACGTATCTCCGAGTCTCCACGGGTCACCGTCAAATGTCTTCAGTTTCCACTCAGGAGTTGGAATGACACCACTTTGGGAACTGAAAAATGGTGAAACAAGCGGCTTTCCAAATCCAAATTGCTGCATGTACTCATCAATCCGAACAATACCTAATCCCTTCTGGTCTTCATATCCCCCGCCAATGGCGTAAAAATACACGTCAGAGGAGACTGCGATCGCTCGACGCATGTCTACATACCCGTGGGCTTTCCAGTCTCTAAAAACTGATGGTTTATCAGGAAAGTATGGATTGGGAATACTAATAGCTCCTGTTGAAAGGATACTTTTCTCTGGTGAGATTAAATTTTCGTTTAACGCACCGAGTGCAATAAATGGTTTGATAATAGATCCAGGAGCAAAAAGGCCAACCGATGCTCGATCAAGGAATACATTTCGAGGATCAGATAGTTGTGCAGCGATTGAAGCGGAAGTTCCATTTGTCATCACATCTGAAGAAAATTCAGGATACGACACATGTGTGATCACTTCTCCTGTTTCGATGTCCATAAGCATTCCTGCTCCACCATGGAAATCTCTTTCTTCGACCGCTTTTTGTAATGTATCGGTAAGTATTTTTTGCAAACGCGAGTCGACTGATAAATAAACTGAATCACCATGGTCGGGCTCATCAACCGTACTTTCTCCCAGAAGTCCACCTGAAACATCTGTCTCACGCAACTTCACTCCATTTTCACCTTTTAATTCTTCATCAAACAACAATTCAGCACCTTCACGTGCATCAAAATCATGTGAGTAATAGTTACCGCTCGAATCTTTTCCAGGATATTTAACGTACCCTGTTAAATGTGAAATACCTGGAACAGTTGAGTACATTCGGCGTGAAAAATCTCCATCCACTCGTTCATTCCACGCAAGCGGCACACCATTCCTATCAAAAATCACACCTCGCTCGGCAAATACAATTGAACGCTCAAGTCGGTTCTTTTCACTTCGTTCAAATAAATCACTGCCTTGAACGATTTGTAGCGATGCAGACCGATACAAAAACGCTCCAATCATCAAAAACAAGATTGTAGCGACTCCAATAATCGTTGGGCGCGAGAGTGATCGTTCCATCCGTCCTTCAAATTGGTGTGTATCTAGGCCGGCCAGATTATGCGCATCAAGAAATATTGCATCTGGATCGAGGTGTTGATTCATTTAACTGTATACTATCAATTTCTGCTTAATCCGTTCAATAACGAGGAGAAGAATGAAACCTACGACAGCAATTTGAATCTGCGTAAACACTGGCGCTCCGTATATGAGCGCAGCAAGAGTAAGTGCTGCAACCGCCTCAGCGTATGCGGTAAATATAAACATATAAATAAGCGCTACTAGCCCAGCCAATAAGTAGTGTATTGGAGCAAGAATAAGAATCAGGACCAATCCAAGTGCCCTGTATATCCAAGAACTATTTCGTTCATCACTCGGCAACATATATATCCTTCAATTCAAATAATGAAACAGGAAGCATAAATGTAACTGTGACCAATGGATCAACATCCGAACCATCAATATGATTTATGTGTGAAAAAACTTCTGTCGGATGTGTTGCAGCGAACACTTCAAGTCCTTCAGTTACAAGTAACCCCTTAGGGATTTCAGTTTGAAACATACCCCCACCTTTTCCAAACGCAACATGTGAAACCGTACTTGTTCCAAATGTTACCGGAAACGTCGTGTTTGGTTTTGAAAATAAATCTACTGTTACCGTCTTTCCAGAAAGAGATGTAATTGTACCGATTGAAACTGGTGCACCTCCCGCTGTCACCACATATATTTCTTTTCCTTGAGAAAGCACAGAGTTTTCTATACCAGAATCAATAAGTGCAACGATAGTATCAAATGGAGAAAATGGTGGTTTTGAAAGTACACGACCAATCTTTTTCATGGGGGCGTATTGTTTTCTTGACACTTCAAACGTTGGAGCTTCATATGTCGGAACAGATGATGAGGCGACGGTTGGCGGAGCATCAAATAACGTACTCGATGCGGTTATTTGTACCTCCTCTGGCTCCTGTAAGCCTCTAATTTGCTCCTGCATCGACAATCGAAACGTTTCCGTACTTGATGCGAGCGCAGCATATTCGGCCCGTAGGCGGGCATTTTCATCCTGTACAGCCCTATTCCCTATCCATTCTGATACAAACGGATTTACCGTTCGAAAAACATAGTCTCTACTTACAACTATTGGATACGTTGCGTACGCAAGAAGTGTATGTGCAAGACCTTGAAATACGATAAGTGCCAAACAAAATGCAGCAAGCACACCAAGTGCAGCCATTTGCATTGACCGGAGTCGCCTATCTTGTCGGCGGAAGCTCGTTTGCATCCTGTATGAGTACTTCACGATATATATCTATGTTTTCTAGAATTATACCTGTTCCACGCGCAACTGCAGTAAGAGGCTCGTCTGCAATGTGTACAGGAATTTTTAGATATTCAGAAAGCAACATGTCGAGACCTCTAATGAGTGCTCCACCGCCAGTTAAAAATACACCGTCTCTCATTACATCAGCCAACACTTCTGGAGGAGTTGTTTCAAGAATTTCTTTGATTGATTCAATTAAGGCGTCGATCGACTGACCAATTGCCTCACGAATATCTGCGTCAGAGACTGTCACTTCACGAGGTAGTCCTGTAATGAGGTCACGTCCTTTGATTTTAGTTTCCCGAGGTTCTGCTCCAGGAATGACTGAACCAATTAAAATCTTTGCTTCTTCCGCAGTCTTTTCTCCGATTAAAATCTTAAACTCGTTTCTTACATACGCAATAATGTCTGAATTGAATCGATCTCCTGCGATTCGCGCGTTCCGAGACTTCACAATTCCACCAAGTGAGATGACGGCAATGTCGGTTGTTCCACCTCCGATGTCAATAATCATGCTACCAACTGGCTCATGGACTGGAAGCCTGATTCCAATTGCTGCTGCCATTGGTTCTTCAACAATAAATACTTCGCGCGCTCCTGCATTCATTGCAGCATCACGTACGGCACGAGTTTCAACGTTTGTTATTCCCGATGGAACTCCAACCACAATACGAGGACCGAGTAACTTCTTATGTTCAGCTTGGGCACGTCTAATTAAATACCGAAGCATTTCTTCGGTAACTTCAAAGTCTGAGATAACACCATCAACAATAGGACGCACTGCGACAATGTGTTGCGGTGTCCTTCCGAGCATGTTTTTTGCTGCCTGACCAACAGCCACGACCGTGTTAGTTCGTTGGTTTAAAGCAACAACTGAAGGCTCATTTACCACAATTCCATGGCCACGAAGATATACCAGCGTATTTGCCGTTCCCAAGTCTATTCCTACATCGTTAGAGAGAAATTCGCGTATTTTCCGGAATAATTTCTGCATGACAACGCATTATACACAAATATCCGAGATTGCCGAGATGTCAGTTCCTATGATTTGTGTTTCACCAGTTTTTCGATTTCTGTACTCAATACCACCTGCTTTAAGGGACTTTTCAGAAATGATAAGAATGTGTGGCATACCCATAAGTTCTGCGTCAGATAATTTCTCTCCAGGACGCAAATCTCGATCATCGAGGATAGCAGTAACACCAGAAGATTGTAGCTCTGTATATGTTTTTAATGCAGTTGCTTGTACCTCTTCGCTATTTCCAAGTTGTGCTATGTGCACACGAGCTGGTGCAACGGCTGATGGCCAGACAATTCCTTTATCATCCGAAAATACTTCTACAATCGTGCCCATGAGCCTTCCAGGACCAATTCCATAACTTCCCATGACTACTGATTTTCGCTCTCCTGTCTCGTCTGTGTATGTAAGCTCAAGTGGATCTGAAAACTTTGTACCAAGATTGAAAATATTTCCAACTTCTACTGCCTTAATTTCCTTTAAGGTGTCTTTTGATAATCCGAGCTCAGACAAGACTTCATCTGTATACACTTCTTTGTTAACGGCAACTTTTTTCTTTGTATCAATATAAATAGTATCTTCACCAGCTTCTGTTATTGTCTGGAACTCTTCTGAAAACTTACTGAAAATTCCTCCTGACGCGAATGTTGGGTATGTAACGTCTCCTAAACCAACCGCATCAAAGATTCTGATGTATGCAGCCCTCACTTGTGCATAAAAAGCATCGTGCTCTTCAACTGTTTTTGAGAACGAGTAGAGGTCTTTCATTAAAAATTCCTTTCCACGCATGATGCCGCTTTTTGCGCGCGCTTCATTTCTAAATTTAATCTGGAACTGAAATACATATCGAGGCAAGTCACGGTATGACGAGATGTGATCTCTCATGAGGTTTGTGAGTGGCTCTTCGTGAGTAATACCAAGACCGGTTTCACCGCCTGACTTGAATGTAGTCTTAAACCAGTTATCAACTTTTGCATCGTCCCAACGGTCGGTCTTTTTCCAAACCTCTTTGTCTTGAAGTGCTGAGAGTGACACTTCTTGTGCGCCAAGTCCAACCATTTCCTTGCGGATAATTGAGACAATATTTTGAAGGACAATATTTCCTAGCGGTAAAAACGAGTAGACTCCTGCAAGGTTTTTATGAACGTAGCCTGCACGCTCTAGAAGAATTGCATTCTTTGACTGCTCATCAGCAGGATTCTCTCTTCGAGTCTTCGTAAATAGTGTCTGTAACCTCATAGTAATTTAATAACGTCATTAACGGTTATAAACAACATCAAACCAAGGAGAATTACAAAGCCACCGATGTTTACCGCATTTGCAAATGTTGGTGAAATCCGACGTCGTGTAATTGATTCAATTATTACAAATAACAATCGTCCTCCATCAAGCGCTGGGAACGGCAAGATGTTAATAACAGCCAGGTTAATTGAAATAAGTGCAGTGAATGACACAAGGTATGCAA from Candidatus Paceibacterota bacterium encodes the following:
- a CDS encoding lysine--tRNA ligase — protein: MASAEEIKDVRIQKIQLLKEAGRLAYPARSSRTHTISSLIETAVAIEEAKTQVTISGRLMSLRPQGALAFGNLFDGTGKFQVLLKKNEPLDEKLFALFVETVDVGDFIECTGTVFTTNRGEKTVLVESWNMLTKSLLPLPDKWHGLQDPEEKLRKRYLDILFDPNAQEIIRTKSRFWNAARNFLLERGFIEVDTPTLEVTTGGAEANPFRTHHDDFDMDMFLRISVGELWQKRLLAGGIPRTFEIGRAYRNEGTSPEHAQEFTNLEFYSSYMEYEEGMKFTEELLKHAIKTAFGKDTFDIKGFQGIEIAGEWKKIDYTDTVKDMTGVDVLEATEEEMQKRLDELGVEYEGKNRERLTDTLWKYCRKQIAGPVWLINHPKLVSPLAKELPSDPRKVQRAQLILAGSEANNGFSELNDPIDQRERFEAQRALLEAGDTEAMMPDWEFVEMLEHGMPPAFGMGFGERLIALLLGITLRELQTFPLVKPKQEEK
- the greA gene encoding transcription elongation factor GreA — protein: MNTDTHYLTSEKFDELTRELEELRTVRRKEVAEELEYSKSLGDLSENAEYHQARESQMNLEERISKLEILLKHATIIAEGHKPTTDIVSIGNKVTVTKEGDGTQQAYIIVGSEEADISQNKLSIDSPLAAAMIGKKKGETFSVRMPKGEMVYKITRID
- a CDS encoding penicillin-binding transpeptidase domain-containing protein, with the translated sequence MNQHLDPDAIFLDAHNLAGLDTHQFEGRMERSLSRPTIIGVATILFLMIGAFLYRSASLQIVQGSDLFERSEKNRLERSIVFAERGVIFDRNGVPLAWNERVDGDFSRRMYSTVPGISHLTGYVKYPGKDSSGNYYSHDFDAREGAELLFDEELKGENGVKLRETDVSGGLLGESTVDEPDHGDSVYLSVDSRLQKILTDTLQKAVEERDFHGGAGMLMDIETGEVITHVSYPEFSSDVMTNGTSASIAAQLSDPRNVFLDRASVGLFAPGSIIKPFIALGALNENLISPEKSILSTGAISIPNPYFPDKPSVFRDWKAHGYVDMRRAIAVSSDVYFYAIGGGYEDQKGLGIVRIDEYMQQFGFGKPLVSPFFSSQSGVIPTPEWKLKTFDGDPWRLGDTYHTAIGQFGTLITPAQAVRAISGIATGDRLVEPTIIKGDIDTYAKSMMITFSPEDLNVVREGMHLAVEEGTMIALNGLPFEAAGKSGTAEVGANKEYVNSWAIGYYPYEKPKYAFVLLMEKGPRENTLGAPWLVRQFIDAAMIQAPEYFQFD
- a CDS encoding rod shape-determining protein; amino-acid sequence: MQKLFRKIREFLSNDVGIDLGTANTLVYLRGHGIVVNEPSVVALNQRTNTVVAVGQAAKNMLGRTPQHIVAVRPIVDGVISDFEVTEEMLRYLIRRAQAEHKKLLGPRIVVGVPSGITNVETRAVRDAAMNAGAREVFIVEEPMAAAIGIRLPVHEPVGSMIIDIGGGTTDIAVISLGGIVKSRNARIAGDRFNSDIIAYVRNEFKILIGEKTAEEAKILIGSVIPGAEPRETKIKGRDLITGLPREVTVSDADIREAIGQSIDALIESIKEILETTPPEVLADVMRDGVFLTGGGALIRGLDMLLSEYLKIPVHIADEPLTAVARGTGIILENIDIYREVLIQDANELPPTR
- a CDS encoding His/Gly/Thr/Pro-type tRNA ligase C-terminal domain-containing protein; translated protein: MRLQTLFTKTRRENPADEQSKNAILLERAGYVHKNLAGVYSFLPLGNIVLQNIVSIIRKEMVGLGAQEVSLSALQDKEVWKKTDRWDDAKVDNWFKTTFKSGGETGLGITHEEPLTNLMRDHISSYRDLPRYVFQFQIKFRNEARAKSGIMRGKEFLMKDLYSFSKTVEEHDAFYAQVRAAYIRIFDAVGLGDVTYPTFASGGIFSKFSEEFQTITEAGEDTIYIDTKKKVAVNKEVYTDEVLSELGLSKDTLKEIKAVEVGNIFNLGTKFSDPLELTYTDETGERKSVVMGSYGIGPGRLMGTIVEVFSDDKGIVWPSAVAPARVHIAQLGNSEEVQATALKTYTELQSSGVTAILDDRDLRPGEKLSDAELMGMPHILIISEKSLKAGGIEYRNRKTGETQIIGTDISAISDICV